A window of Terriglobus sp. RCC_193 contains these coding sequences:
- a CDS encoding YegP family protein, with protein sequence MAGKFVLKPTSSGGYRFNLKAGNGEIILTSQNYTAKESALHGIESVKENAQKDERFDRLTDKAGQPRFNLLAGNSQVIGTSESYSSTTARDHGIESVKTNAPTAAVVEEN encoded by the coding sequence ATGGCAGGCAAGTTTGTACTGAAACCCACATCGTCCGGCGGCTACCGCTTCAACCTGAAGGCTGGTAACGGCGAAATCATTCTCACAAGCCAGAACTACACGGCAAAAGAGAGTGCTTTGCACGGTATTGAATCTGTCAAGGAAAACGCGCAGAAGGATGAGCGTTTTGACCGACTGACGGACAAGGCCGGCCAACCTCGGTTCAATCTGCTGGCTGGAAATAGCCAGGTGATCGGCACCAGCGAGAGTTACAGTTCCACTACGGCGCGTGATCACGGCATTGAGTCTGTGAAGACCAACGCTCCTACGGCGGCAGTAGTGGAAGAAAACTAA
- the alaS gene encoding alanine--tRNA ligase encodes MQYRSGSQIREDFLRFFEGKGHRRIHSSSLVPHNDPTLLFANAGMNQFKDVFLGSDVRSYSRATTSQKCVRAGGKHNDLENVGFTRRHHTFFEMLGNFSFGDYFKKDAIAFAWELLTSDEWFGIDKSKLYVTIFEGDAQTPRDDEAEQFWIEAGVPKDRIYQLGAKDNFWQMGETGPCGPCSEIYFDLGLAASETGEDKPFGEDDQRYMEIWNLVFMQFDRHITPGGLPELTPLPKPSIDTGMGLERISCVLQGKLSNYQSDLFVPLIDAAIRLTGFSAMNAEEGSVSDAKGAASLRIIADHARAATFLIADGVNPANEGRGYVLRKILRRGIRHGRLLGQEQPFMHEMVHAVVGEMKVAYPELLDAEDRVAKTVLQEEQQFARVLSIGSKRLDDELRSVKQGHPRYVEYFNFKFPDELEFAATLHKNVFHILFSGQTRPEDKLEAELLEVVNVERSQDLASQILDDYSTPDYFFGSEAFSLYETFGMPLDFMTDAARDAGIEFDMVGFERAKEEEQKRARASWKGGSQKTASPAFASLDKTEFVGYTGLRADGAEVLALVKDGVGVQVLQPGDTGEVVLDRTSFYADSGGQVGDTGWLFPTDHTSTIAEVHGCTKPVAGVFAHKVTVKRPIAVGDRVDAVVDGAERTATTRNHTGTHLIQAALREVLGTHVKQAGSLNNRNRLRFDFSHFAQVADEELQEIEDIVNQHVLANTKVETFVDVPIDVAINEYKATALFGEKYGDKVRVVKIGDFSTELCGGTHTLATGEIGLLKLTGESSVSSGIRRVEAITGTGSLSEFRKGFALAKMASTLVGANDPEGFQAKLSAQEEELKKLRRELDQARMKSASASTENAAESAVEVKGVKVLAQKVSGLDRNQMRTLVDTLRTRLGSGVVVLGAATEDGKVALIAGVTKDLTGKVQAGKIVGAVAAKVGGKGGGRPDLAEAGGTDPSQLDAALASVPDTVAGLIA; translated from the coding sequence ATGCAATACCGTTCCGGAAGCCAGATTCGCGAAGATTTTCTGCGGTTTTTTGAGGGCAAGGGCCATCGCCGCATCCACTCGTCGTCGCTCGTGCCGCACAACGACCCCACGCTGCTCTTTGCCAACGCGGGCATGAACCAGTTCAAGGATGTCTTCCTTGGCTCGGATGTGCGCAGCTATTCGCGCGCCACCACCTCGCAGAAGTGCGTCCGCGCCGGCGGCAAGCACAACGATCTGGAGAACGTGGGCTTCACGCGTCGTCACCACACCTTCTTTGAGATGCTGGGTAACTTCAGCTTCGGCGACTACTTCAAGAAGGACGCCATCGCCTTCGCGTGGGAACTGCTCACGTCCGATGAGTGGTTCGGCATCGATAAGTCGAAGCTCTACGTCACCATCTTCGAGGGCGACGCGCAGACGCCGCGCGATGATGAGGCCGAGCAGTTCTGGATCGAAGCAGGCGTCCCCAAGGACCGCATCTACCAGCTTGGTGCGAAGGATAACTTCTGGCAGATGGGCGAAACCGGCCCCTGCGGTCCATGCTCTGAGATTTACTTTGACCTTGGCCTTGCCGCCAGCGAGACCGGCGAAGACAAGCCCTTTGGCGAAGACGACCAGCGCTATATGGAGATCTGGAACCTCGTCTTCATGCAGTTTGACCGTCACATCACGCCCGGTGGCCTGCCAGAACTCACGCCGCTGCCCAAGCCGTCGATTGATACGGGCATGGGCCTTGAGCGTATCTCCTGCGTGCTGCAGGGCAAGCTCTCGAACTATCAGAGCGACCTCTTTGTTCCGTTGATTGATGCGGCGATTCGTCTGACGGGCTTCTCTGCGATGAACGCGGAAGAAGGCTCGGTCAGCGATGCCAAGGGCGCGGCTTCACTGCGCATCATCGCAGACCATGCCCGCGCTGCAACCTTCCTCATCGCAGATGGAGTAAACCCTGCAAATGAAGGCCGCGGTTACGTGCTGCGCAAGATTCTTCGTCGCGGCATCCGTCATGGACGTTTGCTTGGTCAGGAGCAACCCTTCATGCACGAGATGGTGCACGCCGTTGTCGGCGAAATGAAGGTTGCGTATCCAGAATTGCTGGATGCGGAAGATCGTGTTGCGAAAACGGTTCTGCAGGAAGAGCAGCAGTTTGCACGGGTACTTTCTATCGGGTCGAAACGTCTCGATGATGAGTTGCGTTCGGTGAAACAGGGACATCCGCGCTACGTCGAATACTTCAACTTCAAATTTCCGGATGAATTAGAGTTTGCGGCAACGCTGCACAAGAACGTCTTCCACATCCTCTTTTCCGGCCAAACGCGACCAGAAGATAAGCTCGAGGCCGAGTTGCTTGAAGTCGTGAATGTCGAGCGAAGCCAGGATCTCGCCAGTCAGATACTGGACGACTACTCCACTCCGGATTACTTCTTCGGAAGTGAGGCATTCTCCCTCTATGAGACGTTTGGGATGCCTCTGGATTTCATGACCGATGCTGCGCGTGACGCTGGTATCGAGTTCGATATGGTCGGCTTTGAGCGCGCCAAGGAAGAAGAACAAAAGCGCGCCCGCGCCTCATGGAAGGGTGGATCGCAGAAGACCGCATCGCCTGCATTCGCTTCGCTCGATAAGACAGAGTTTGTTGGTTATACCGGCCTCCGTGCCGATGGTGCGGAAGTGCTCGCTCTGGTGAAGGATGGCGTTGGCGTACAGGTGTTGCAGCCGGGCGATACGGGCGAAGTTGTCCTTGATCGCACCAGCTTCTATGCAGACAGCGGCGGTCAGGTAGGCGACACCGGCTGGCTGTTCCCGACCGATCACACCTCGACCATTGCTGAAGTGCATGGCTGCACCAAGCCTGTTGCCGGAGTCTTTGCGCACAAGGTAACGGTGAAGCGTCCCATCGCCGTGGGTGATCGTGTGGATGCAGTGGTCGATGGTGCGGAACGCACGGCGACCACGCGCAATCACACCGGCACGCACTTGATTCAGGCTGCACTGCGTGAGGTGTTGGGCACGCATGTGAAGCAGGCGGGATCGCTGAACAATCGCAATCGCCTTCGTTTTGACTTCTCGCACTTCGCTCAGGTGGCGGATGAGGAGTTGCAGGAGATTGAAGACATCGTCAATCAGCATGTGCTGGCGAACACCAAGGTGGAAACCTTTGTGGATGTGCCCATCGATGTGGCTATCAATGAGTACAAGGCGACCGCGCTCTTCGGCGAAAAGTACGGCGACAAGGTGCGCGTGGTGAAGATTGGCGATTTCTCCACCGAGCTTTGCGGCGGCACACACACGCTGGCCACTGGTGAGATTGGCTTGCTGAAGCTCACGGGTGAATCATCTGTCTCCAGCGGCATCCGTCGTGTTGAGGCGATCACTGGAACCGGTTCGTTGTCGGAATTCCGCAAGGGCTTCGCGCTGGCCAAGATGGCTTCGACACTTGTGGGCGCCAATGATCCCGAAGGTTTCCAGGCAAAGCTCTCCGCGCAGGAAGAAGAGTTGAAGAAGCTGCGCCGCGAACTGGATCAGGCGCGCATGAAGTCGGCCTCTGCCTCCACGGAGAACGCTGCCGAATCCGCGGTGGAAGTGAAGGGCGTGAAGGTGCTCGCGCAGAAGGTCAGCGGCCTCGACCGCAACCAGATGCGCACGCTCGTCGACACGCTGCGCACGCGTCTCGGCTCGGGCGTCGTGGTGCTGGGCGCTGCCACGGAAGATGGAAAAGTCGCGCTGATCGCAGGCGTAACCAAAGACCTCACAGGCAAGGTGCAGGCAGGCAAAATCGTCGGCGCGGTAGCCGCAAAGGTTGGCGGCAAGGGCGGCGGACGTCCGGACCTCGCGGAAGCGGGCGGCACCGACCCATCGCAACTGGATGCGGCACTAGCCTCCGTACCAGATACCGTGGCAGGGTTAATCGCCTAA
- a CDS encoding type II toxin-antitoxin system Phd/YefM family antitoxin has translation MRHISLREANQRLSACIAEVEQGEHFVVERRGIPVAQIIPFPTSGASADREKKLKRLLEMLDRGLPLGGEKFPSRDELHER, from the coding sequence ATGCGACATATTTCCTTACGCGAAGCAAATCAGCGTCTCTCTGCCTGTATCGCCGAGGTGGAGCAGGGCGAACATTTCGTGGTGGAGCGCAGAGGTATTCCCGTTGCACAGATCATCCCGTTCCCCACATCGGGTGCCTCAGCGGATCGTGAGAAAAAGCTGAAACGACTTCTGGAGATGCTGGACCGTGGCCTTCCTTTAGGCGGTGAGAAGTTCCCTTCGCGCGACGAGCTGCATGAGCGCTGA
- a CDS encoding PIN domain-containing protein, with protein MSAERYTLDANIIFYALDADASRKHMIAQALLHAALRNDCVLTLQALAETYHAISRKAPSRVEESSHILEDLASFVPVVHADFKAFTDAMHGQRTRRTQFWDTMLWATAKKHGCKIILTEDAQDRPQIGGVRYLDPFRASSSELQPFL; from the coding sequence ATGAGCGCTGAACGTTACACGCTGGATGCCAACATTATTTTCTACGCGCTGGACGCAGACGCCTCACGCAAACACATGATCGCGCAAGCGCTGCTGCATGCCGCGCTTCGCAACGATTGCGTTCTTACCCTGCAGGCACTCGCCGAGACATACCACGCGATCAGCCGGAAGGCACCGTCGCGCGTGGAAGAAAGCTCTCACATACTGGAAGACCTTGCTTCATTTGTCCCCGTAGTCCATGCGGACTTTAAAGCATTCACTGATGCCATGCATGGGCAGCGCACACGGCGAACGCAGTTCTGGGACACCATGCTTTGGGCCACAGCAAAGAAGCACGGTTGCAAGATCATCCTTACGGAAGATGCGCAGGATCGCCCCCAAATTGGAGGTGTTCGATATCTTGATCCGTTCCGTGCATCCTCTTCTGAACTACAACCATTCCTCTGA